The Molothrus aeneus isolate 106 chromosome 31, BPBGC_Maene_1.0, whole genome shotgun sequence genome includes a window with the following:
- the PEA15 gene encoding astrocytic phosphoprotein PEA-15 produces the protein MAEYRSLLEELAQNITAEDLEQLKSACREDIPSGEGDAIATGHHWFAFLERHSKLDRDNLSYIEHIFEISRRPDLLTKVVQYRTQVLKISEEDEVDTKLTRIPSAKKYKDIIRQPSEEEIIKLAPPPKKA, from the exons atggCCGAGTACCGCAgtctgctggaggagctggcccAGAACATCACAGCCGAGGACCTGGAGCAGCTCAAGTCCGCGTGTCGCGAGGACATCCCCAGCGGGGAGGGCGACGCCATCGCCACCGGCCACCACTGGTTCGCCTTCCTGGAGCGCCACAGCAAGCTGGACCGAG ACAACCTGTCCTACATCGAGCACATCTTCGAGATCTCGCGCCGGCCGGACCTGCTGACCAAGGTGGTGCAGTACCGCACGCAGGTGCTCAAGATCTCCGAGGAGGACGAGGTGGACACCAAACTCACGCGCATCCCCAGCGCCAAGAAGTACAAGG acaTCATCCGGCAGCCCTCGGAGGAGGAGATCATCAAACTGGCCCCCCCCCCGAAAAAggcctga
- the CASQ1 gene encoding calsequestrin-1, with amino-acid sequence MSPLWLLALLAPGVLGGPGLLHFLSQQLRDFGDIEEEPEGTGGCQGQRRHSIPSSPPGASTPPSSSSPPSTPRVPLREFRAQSTAESWEDALDGTPIVAFAEGDDPDGFEFVETLREVAQDRRDQPDFSILWIDPGHFPGLVPTWEDTFDIDLTRPQLGVVNATDLASSVWLDMEDEEDLPGPEEVLEWLQEVLEGDTGDGEDEDDEDDDEDEDDEDEDDDNDDDDDDEVDAD; translated from the exons atgtcccctctgtggctcctggctctgctggccccgggggtcctggggggtcccggt ctgctgcacttCCTGagccag CAGCTCCGGGACTTTGGGGACATCGAGGAGGAGCCCGAAGGCACCgggggctgccagggacagcGGAGG CATTCCATTCCTTCGTCGCCGCCCGGCGCTtccacccctccctcctcttcctcgccACCTTCGACCCCCAG ggTCCCTCTGCGGGAATTCAGAGCTCAGAGCACGGCCGAGAGCTGG GAGGACGCCCTGGACGGGACCCCCATCGTGGCCTTCGCCGAGGGGGATGATCCCG ACGGGTTCGAGTTCGTGGAGACCCTGAGGGAGGTGGCCCAGGACAGGAGGGACCAGCCCGACTTCAGCATCCTCTGGATCGACCCCGGCCATTTCCCGGGG CTCGTCCCCACCTGGGAGGACACCTTCGACATCGACCTGACCCGGCCACAGCTGGGCGTGGTCAATGCCACCGACTTA gccaGCAGCGTGTGGCTGGAcatggaggatgaggaggatctGCCGGGGCCTGAGGAGGTCCTGGAGTGGCTCCAGGAGGTCCTggagggggacactggggatggtgaggatgaagatgatgaagatgatgatgaagatgaagacgatgaagatgaagatgatgacaatgatgacgatgatgatgatgaagttGATGCTGACTGA